Proteins encoded within one genomic window of Geotalea daltonii FRC-32:
- a CDS encoding HAF repeat-containing protein produces the protein MVVTMEVENHAVLMFSGNSMMRGMFKKVVTQALLSSALLSLLSFNALCWGGDGGDGVTASSGIKGITITDLGTLSGYTSGAVGINEKGQVMGRGSTSLWEDHCFFWENGVMTDLGTLGGNYCEPTSINNKGQVVGTSVTSSHAYRAFIWQDGAMTDLGTLGGGYSSAYAINKSGQVVGDSGTATGASHAFIWQNGMMTDLGTLGGDRSLAIGINDKGQVIGYSTSSSGGQHAFIWQNGVMTDLGTLGGDYSIAYAINKSGQVVGHSYTSTGAMHAFIWQKGVMTDLGTLGGNWSHAYGINNKGQVIGVGATSTGSQHGFIWQDGVMTDLGTLAGVESGAFDVNDKGQVVGYSTAGFGQTKGFLWQNGVMTDLGTLGGAGWAVDINNHGQAVGFSQTSQGSMESHAVLWTIK, from the coding sequence ATGGTGGTCACAATGGAAGTCGAAAATCACGCAGTGCTCATGTTCTCCGGCAATTCAATGATGAGGGGGATGTTCAAAAAGGTGGTGACACAAGCGCTTCTATCTTCAGCACTGCTTTCTTTACTGTCTTTCAATGCTCTTTGCTGGGGTGGGGATGGCGGCGATGGGGTTACTGCTTCGAGCGGGATTAAAGGAATAACTATTACGGATCTGGGAACACTCAGCGGATATACGAGTGGCGCCGTCGGCATTAACGAAAAAGGTCAGGTGATGGGTCGAGGTAGTACATCTTTGTGGGAGGACCATTGCTTCTTTTGGGAGAACGGGGTGATGACCGACCTGGGAACGCTTGGTGGGAATTATTGTGAGCCAACTTCCATCAATAACAAAGGACAGGTGGTCGGCACAAGCGTGACATCCTCGCATGCCTACCGCGCTTTCATATGGCAGGACGGAGCCATGACCGACCTGGGGACGCTCGGGGGCGGGTATAGCAGCGCTTATGCCATCAACAAGAGCGGACAGGTGGTTGGCGACAGTGGTACTGCTACAGGTGCTTCGCACGCCTTCATCTGGCAGAATGGAATGATGACCGACCTTGGAACGCTGGGTGGAGATCGGAGCCTTGCTATCGGCATCAATGATAAGGGTCAGGTCATCGGCTATAGCACATCCTCCTCGGGAGGACAGCATGCCTTCATCTGGCAGAACGGTGTCATGACCGACCTGGGAACCCTCGGGGGGGACTATAGCATCGCTTATGCCATCAACAAGAGCGGACAGGTGGTTGGCCATAGTTATACTTCCACAGGGGCCATGCATGCCTTCATTTGGCAGAAGGGGGTGATGACCGACCTTGGAACGCTGGGTGGAAATTGGAGCCATGCTTATGGCATAAATAACAAGGGTCAGGTCATAGGCGTTGGTGCAACCTCCACGGGTTCCCAGCATGGCTTCATCTGGCAGGATGGGGTCATGACCGATCTTGGTACCCTTGCCGGAGTTGAAAGCGGAGCATTCGATGTGAACGATAAGGGACAGGTGGTGGGTTACAGTACGGCGGGTTTCGGCCAAACCAAAGGCTTCCTCTGGCAGAATGGCGTAATGACCGACCTGGGCACGTTGGGCGGGGCCGGCTGGGCCGTAGACATAAACAATCATGGCCAGGCGGTGGGCTTCAGCCAGACAAGCCAGGGATCTATGGAGAGCCATGCTGTTCTCTGGACCATCAAATAG
- the phoU gene encoding phosphate signaling complex protein PhoU: protein MEREHFSKHYDAELNVIREKLLEMGGKVESMISNAMKSVVERDTPLAEQTIAFDHQINGLEMEIDEKCLEVLARRQPAARDLRFITLALKIVTDLERIGDQCTNICKRARELNAEPPLKPFIDMPRMAQAASFMVKESLDAFVRADADLAIKVCKDDQVVDDLNEQIQRELLTFMLSDPATISRAIKINYMSKCLERIADHATNISEMVIFMVKGKDIRHTIA from the coding sequence ATGGAACGGGAACATTTCAGTAAACATTACGATGCGGAATTGAACGTCATCCGGGAAAAGCTCCTGGAAATGGGTGGTAAGGTGGAATCGATGATCTCCAACGCCATGAAATCGGTCGTGGAAAGGGATACTCCGCTGGCGGAGCAGACCATTGCCTTCGACCACCAGATAAATGGTCTGGAGATGGAGATCGACGAGAAATGCCTGGAGGTCCTTGCCCGTCGCCAGCCGGCTGCCCGCGATCTGCGCTTCATCACCCTGGCCCTGAAGATCGTCACAGATCTGGAGCGGATCGGCGACCAGTGCACCAACATCTGCAAAAGGGCACGGGAGCTGAATGCGGAGCCGCCGCTGAAGCCTTTCATCGACATGCCCCGCATGGCCCAGGCCGCGTCATTCATGGTCAAGGAATCGCTGGATGCCTTTGTCCGCGCCGATGCAGACTTGGCCATCAAGGTCTGCAAGGACGACCAGGTGGTGGACGACCTGAACGAACAGATCCAGCGGGAGCTCCTCACCTTCATGCTCTCGGACCCCGCCACCATCAGCCGGGCCATCAAGATCAACTACATGTCCAAATGCCTGGAACGCATCGCCGACCACGCCACCAATATCTCTGAAATGGTCATCTTCATGGTTAAAGGGAAGGACATCCGCCACACCATCGCCTGA
- the pstB gene encoding phosphate ABC transporter ATP-binding protein PstB, with the protein MQNKVKLEQLNVHFGANHAVKSVSMEFPENSVTAIIGPSGCGKSTVLRAINRMHDLVPSAQVTGKILLDDTDIYDKGADPVTIRRRVGMVFQKPNPFPAMSIYDNVIAGYKLNGRINRAEADGIVESSLKRVALWDEVKDRLRGNAMELSGGQQQRLCIARTIAVKPEVILMDEPASALDPISTLKIEELIEELKEKYTIIIVTHNMQQAARVSDYTAFFYLGELVEDGETRKIFTTPDKKQTEDYITGRFG; encoded by the coding sequence ATGCAAAACAAGGTAAAACTCGAACAACTGAATGTTCATTTCGGCGCTAACCATGCCGTGAAAAGCGTTTCCATGGAATTCCCCGAAAACAGCGTTACCGCCATCATCGGTCCGTCCGGTTGCGGCAAATCAACGGTATTGCGGGCCATCAACCGTATGCACGATCTGGTACCATCGGCCCAGGTAACCGGCAAGATACTTCTGGACGATACCGATATCTACGACAAGGGCGCCGACCCCGTCACCATCAGGCGGCGGGTGGGCATGGTCTTTCAGAAGCCCAACCCTTTTCCGGCAATGTCCATCTATGATAACGTCATAGCCGGTTACAAGCTGAACGGCAGGATCAACCGGGCTGAGGCTGACGGCATTGTCGAATCGTCACTGAAAAGGGTGGCCCTCTGGGATGAGGTGAAAGACCGCCTTAGAGGCAATGCCATGGAGCTTTCCGGCGGACAGCAGCAACGTCTCTGCATTGCCCGGACCATCGCCGTCAAGCCGGAAGTTATTCTCATGGATGAGCCCGCCTCGGCACTGGACCCGATCTCCACACTGAAGATCGAGGAACTGATCGAGGAACTGAAAGAGAAGTACACCATCATCATCGTCACCCACAACATGCAGCAGGCGGCCCGGGTTTCCGATTATACCGCCTTTTTCTACTTGGGAGAACTGGTGGAGGACGGCGAAACGCGTAAGATTTTCACCACGCCGGACAAGAAACAGACAGAGGATTACATTACCGGAAGGTTTGGTTAA
- the pstA gene encoding phosphate ABC transporter permease PstA — MKSVALRKTTSMAMTGLMLAAALAVLVPLIFIFVHIVKMGLSSISIDFFTQIPKPTGETGGGMANGMAGSAVMIGMASVIGLPVGIFGAVYLAEFGGSRISTTIRFAADVLAGIPSIITGMVAYTLLVVPMKGFSALAGAVALAMIMIPIILRTTEEQLKMVPGTLREASLALGVPLWRTSIKVTLRSAMTGVMTGVLLAIARVAGETAPLLFTALGNQFWSNKLTSPMAAMPLQIFNFAISPYEDWHRLAWAGALVLVTIMFALSLSARYFGRSRQKN; from the coding sequence ATGAAAAGCGTTGCCCTGCGCAAAACAACCAGCATGGCCATGACCGGCCTTATGCTTGCCGCAGCACTGGCGGTGCTGGTACCGTTGATATTTATCTTCGTCCATATTGTAAAGATGGGCTTGAGTTCCATCAGTATTGACTTTTTCACCCAGATACCGAAGCCGACCGGTGAAACCGGCGGCGGCATGGCCAACGGCATGGCCGGCTCGGCGGTGATGATTGGCATGGCGTCCGTAATCGGCCTTCCCGTCGGTATTTTCGGAGCCGTTTACCTGGCCGAGTTTGGCGGCAGCCGCATTTCTACCACCATCCGTTTTGCGGCGGATGTCCTGGCCGGCATTCCCTCCATCATCACCGGGATGGTTGCCTATACGCTGCTGGTGGTGCCCATGAAGGGCTTTTCCGCCCTGGCCGGCGCCGTGGCCCTGGCAATGATCATGATTCCCATTATCCTGCGCACCACCGAGGAGCAATTGAAGATGGTTCCCGGTACCTTGCGCGAGGCGTCTCTCGCCCTGGGCGTCCCCCTGTGGCGGACCAGCATCAAGGTCACCTTGAGAAGCGCCATGACCGGGGTCATGACCGGAGTACTACTGGCCATTGCCAGGGTGGCTGGTGAAACAGCACCGCTGCTCTTCACCGCCCTTGGCAACCAGTTCTGGAGCAACAAGCTTACCTCACCCATGGCTGCCATGCCGCTGCAGATCTTCAACTTCGCCATCTCTCCCTATGAGGACTGGCATCGGCTGGCATGGGCCGGCGCACTGGTGCTGGTAACGATCATGTTCGCCCTGAGCCTCTCGGCCAGGTACTTCGGTAGAAGCAGACAGAAAAACTGA
- the pstC gene encoding phosphate ABC transporter permease subunit PstC: MSQATIPNRWKIKTGLNGDFIFKGITVIFAFSILAILFLMIYEMVNQSLPSMAKSGWRFITGQNWDAVQEEFGALPYIYGSVVSSVLALALATPLSVGSAVFITEIAPKRVGAVVASLVELLAAIPSVIYGLWGVLVMAPWLQKTVQPFLIDHFGFLPFFEGAPYGVSMLAAIFILMIMVVPIITSISREVLLAVPQSQKEAAIALGATRWEMIRMAVLPYGKSGILGAVILGMGRAIGETMAVTMVIGNTPQISLSLLSPAYTMPSVIANEFAEATSNIHSSALMEIGLILLVVTLVINALARFLIWSVTRGQSGGSR; the protein is encoded by the coding sequence GTGTCTCAGGCAACAATACCCAACCGATGGAAAATAAAAACAGGCTTGAACGGTGATTTCATCTTCAAGGGAATCACCGTCATCTTCGCCTTCAGCATTCTCGCCATTCTCTTCCTTATGATCTACGAGATGGTCAACCAAAGTCTGCCATCCATGGCAAAATCGGGCTGGCGCTTCATCACCGGCCAGAACTGGGATGCTGTGCAAGAAGAATTCGGCGCCCTCCCCTACATCTACGGCTCCGTGGTTTCATCCGTTTTGGCCCTTGCCCTGGCCACCCCCCTCAGTGTCGGCAGCGCCGTCTTCATTACCGAGATAGCCCCGAAAAGAGTAGGCGCCGTGGTAGCCTCCCTGGTGGAACTTCTGGCGGCCATCCCCAGCGTTATCTATGGCCTGTGGGGGGTACTGGTCATGGCTCCCTGGCTGCAGAAGACTGTTCAGCCGTTTCTCATCGACCATTTCGGCTTTCTCCCCTTTTTTGAGGGGGCACCCTACGGGGTGAGCATGCTGGCCGCCATCTTCATCCTCATGATCATGGTGGTGCCGATCATTACTTCCATCAGCCGTGAGGTGCTGCTGGCAGTGCCTCAAAGCCAGAAGGAAGCGGCAATAGCACTTGGCGCCACCCGCTGGGAGATGATCCGCATGGCGGTCCTCCCCTACGGCAAATCGGGCATTCTCGGCGCAGTCATACTCGGCATGGGCCGGGCCATCGGCGAAACCATGGCGGTAACCATGGTCATCGGCAACACGCCGCAGATATCACTGTCACTCCTTTCCCCCGCCTACACCATGCCCAGCGTCATTGCCAACGAGTTTGCCGAAGCCACCTCCAATATCCATTCTTCGGCACTGATGGAAATCGGCCTGATCCTGCTGGTGGTGACCCTCGTCATCAACGCCCTGGCCAGATTTCTTATCTGGAGCGTGACCAGAGGACAAAGCGGAGGTAGCCGATGA
- the pstS gene encoding phosphate ABC transporter substrate-binding protein PstS, whose product MFNFVRNIFLTLSITAITAMAGQASAATLINGAGATFPYPLYSKWFTEYAKVDPSVKFNYQSIGSGGGIKQITAQTVDFGASDKFLNDDELKRVPGKLLHIPTVMGAVVVTYNIPGIGKGLKLSSENLTDIYLGKLNKWNDPRIVKDNPGLRLPAKAIIVVHRSDGSGTTSIFTDYLSSVSQQWGRKVGKGSSVKWPVGLGGKGNEGVAGQVKTTQYTIGYVELAYAVENKLPYASLKNKSGVFVEPTIKSTSAAAAGAAKSMPADFRVSLVNQPGKDSYPIVGFTWLLVYQDQKDKAKGKKLVEFLNWELKHGQKMAEKILYAPLPANVAKMVEKTVKTIK is encoded by the coding sequence ATGTTCAACTTCGTTCGAAACATTTTCCTGACCTTAAGCATCACGGCGATAACGGCCATGGCCGGTCAAGCTTCGGCTGCAACCCTCATCAACGGCGCCGGGGCAACCTTCCCCTACCCCCTCTATTCAAAATGGTTCACCGAGTATGCCAAGGTCGACCCCTCCGTTAAATTCAACTACCAGTCCATCGGCAGCGGCGGCGGCATCAAGCAGATCACTGCCCAGACCGTGGATTTCGGAGCTTCAGACAAATTTCTTAATGATGACGAACTGAAGCGGGTGCCCGGTAAGCTGCTCCATATCCCGACCGTCATGGGCGCAGTGGTCGTGACCTACAATATACCCGGCATCGGCAAGGGGCTGAAGCTTTCGTCTGAGAACCTGACCGATATCTACCTGGGCAAGCTGAACAAGTGGAACGATCCCAGGATCGTCAAAGACAACCCCGGTCTCAGGCTGCCGGCAAAAGCCATCATTGTCGTTCACCGCTCCGACGGCAGCGGCACCACCAGCATCTTCACCGACTATCTCTCCTCCGTCAGCCAGCAATGGGGCCGCAAAGTGGGCAAGGGAAGCTCGGTAAAGTGGCCGGTAGGACTCGGCGGCAAGGGTAACGAAGGGGTTGCCGGACAAGTCAAAACCACCCAATACACCATCGGCTACGTTGAACTGGCCTATGCCGTGGAAAACAAGCTGCCATACGCTTCCCTGAAGAACAAGAGCGGCGTCTTCGTCGAGCCGACCATCAAATCAACCAGCGCCGCTGCTGCCGGCGCCGCCAAGTCCATGCCCGCCGATTTCCGCGTCTCTCTGGTCAACCAGCCGGGCAAGGACTCCTACCCAATCGTCGGCTTCACCTGGTTGCTCGTTTACCAGGATCAGAAGGACAAGGCCAAGGGGAAAAAGCTGGTTGAGTTCCTCAACTGGGAACTGAAGCACGGCCAGAAGATGGCTGAGAAGATCCTCTATGCGCCGTTGCCGGCCAATGTGGCAAAGATGGTGGAGAAGACAGTCAAGACAATAAAGTAG
- a CDS encoding phosphate-starvation-inducible PsiE family protein, translated as MWKEDVIDLKLSRFFEQSARVLLSLLIIAILAAILAGVLYTFYDLRLIMEMDFHGAFRTILVDVLTVLSIVEVLRTALAYFTEGRVKVTYIIDTVIVTVLTEVMAFWYRDMEWQELAMVISLVLSLALVRIIAVRFSPRSHRAEL; from the coding sequence ATGTGGAAAGAAGATGTAATAGATCTGAAATTGAGCCGCTTTTTCGAACAATCGGCACGGGTGCTCCTGAGCCTGCTGATCATTGCCATCCTGGCAGCGATCCTGGCGGGAGTTCTCTATACTTTTTACGATCTGCGGCTGATCATGGAGATGGATTTCCATGGAGCCTTCAGAACAATCCTCGTGGATGTGCTGACCGTTCTCTCCATTGTGGAGGTGTTGCGAACCGCTCTCGCCTATTTCACCGAGGGGAGGGTCAAAGTCACCTACATCATAGACACGGTAATAGTCACCGTTCTCACCGAGGTCATGGCCTTCTGGTACAGGGATATGGAATGGCAGGAACTGGCGATGGTAATTAGTCTCGTCCTGTCTCTGGCACTGGTCAGGATCATCGCCGTGCGCTTTTCGCCCAGAAGTCATCGTGCAGAGCTGTAA
- a CDS encoding DUF502 domain-containing protein — MEKLLNHLKGKFLAGLFVVIPVGITIFILIFLFNFADGILGSYLDSLFTAMTDEEIHFPGLGMLTGAVVIYLCGLLATNVLGTQLLRWWDRLLSRIPLVKSIYTSSKQLTKVFKEGKTSYRRAVFVEWPRRGVRAIGFVTAEIVRDGEPLVVVYVPTMPNPTSGFALFFKQDEVFESGMTVEEAVKFVVSGGMVVS, encoded by the coding sequence ATGGAAAAACTTTTGAACCATCTGAAGGGAAAATTCCTTGCCGGACTTTTTGTCGTTATCCCGGTGGGAATTACCATCTTCATCCTCATCTTCCTTTTCAACTTCGCTGACGGTATCCTCGGGTCCTATCTGGACAGCCTCTTCACTGCCATGACCGATGAGGAGATTCACTTCCCCGGGCTCGGTATGCTTACCGGTGCAGTGGTCATTTATCTTTGCGGGCTCTTGGCAACCAACGTGCTCGGTACCCAGCTTCTCAGATGGTGGGACAGGTTGCTCTCAAGGATTCCACTGGTGAAGTCGATATATACATCAAGCAAGCAACTCACCAAAGTCTTCAAAGAGGGTAAAACCTCCTATCGCCGGGCAGTGTTTGTTGAGTGGCCGCGCCGGGGAGTGCGGGCCATCGGTTTTGTCACCGCCGAAATAGTGCGGGACGGCGAGCCCCTGGTAGTGGTTTACGTGCCGACGATGCCCAATCCCACTTCCGGCTTTGCCCTCTTCTTCAAGCAGGATGAAGTTTTCGAAAGTGGAATGACGGTGGAGGAGGCGGTCAAGTTCGTTGTTTCCGGTGGAATGGTGGTAAGTTAG
- a CDS encoding HDOD domain-containing protein, producing the protein MGVLLQVQTDFMSVPDVMQWIDMNRLSCVVTITLDGDREMTVYMEHGTIIYAASQHKGLRLGEYLAKTGAMSEVQVLQALGESRKSGISLIRYLADNKIIGLPALTEVFTNLVEDLLMEVVQVGMASVTVTSPLPDFVLNGPVHLQTGQLVFDAVRKLDELNRDRQQRDESIEKISRRLYEEDFQLPVLPNMLMQLISIMEDEKSTFQDMARIIMTDQVLISRILKVANSPFYAATGQVDSIQFAIVRLGMREIMNIVTAIQINSLNFTDVSKEKLQAILDDALKTAFMASGLARHCRLDPEEAFLGGLLLDLGKTVILSVAKDFNINQALLDDLLSEQHAQIGSLIAKKWNYPESIQNLIRYHHKKNFGGMVNRMIALVQVADNFIQTGTDKGIDPEVMAALAIPPEILTQTYETSIASFNQIKAS; encoded by the coding sequence ATGGGTGTTTTGTTACAGGTACAGACTGATTTCATGTCTGTCCCCGATGTTATGCAGTGGATAGATATGAACAGGCTCTCCTGCGTGGTGACCATAACTCTCGATGGCGACCGGGAAATGACTGTCTACATGGAGCATGGCACCATTATTTATGCCGCTTCCCAGCACAAGGGCTTGCGCCTGGGGGAATACCTGGCAAAGACAGGCGCCATGAGCGAGGTCCAGGTACTCCAGGCCCTGGGAGAAAGCCGCAAATCCGGTATCTCCCTTATCCGTTACCTGGCCGACAACAAGATAATAGGGCTTCCTGCTCTAACCGAGGTCTTCACCAATCTGGTGGAAGATCTGCTCATGGAAGTTGTTCAGGTGGGCATGGCTTCGGTAACCGTCACGTCTCCGCTCCCCGATTTTGTCCTGAACGGGCCGGTCCACCTGCAGACCGGCCAGCTGGTCTTCGATGCCGTGCGCAAGCTGGATGAACTGAACCGGGACCGCCAGCAGCGGGACGAGTCCATAGAAAAGATCAGCCGACGCCTCTACGAGGAAGATTTTCAGCTGCCGGTCCTGCCCAACATGCTCATGCAGCTCATTTCCATCATGGAGGACGAAAAATCCACATTCCAGGATATGGCCAGGATTATCATGACCGACCAGGTCCTCATTTCCAGGATTCTCAAGGTCGCCAACTCCCCGTTTTATGCGGCCACCGGTCAGGTTGATTCCATCCAGTTCGCCATCGTCCGCCTGGGCATGCGGGAGATCATGAACATCGTCACCGCTATCCAGATCAATTCCCTCAATTTCACCGATGTTTCCAAGGAAAAGCTGCAGGCGATCCTGGACGATGCCCTGAAGACCGCTTTCATGGCCAGCGGCCTGGCCCGCCATTGCCGGCTCGATCCGGAAGAGGCATTTCTGGGAGGGCTGCTCCTGGACCTGGGGAAGACGGTAATTCTCAGTGTCGCAAAAGACTTCAACATCAATCAGGCGCTACTGGATGACCTGCTTAGCGAGCAGCATGCACAGATCGGCTCCCTCATTGCCAAAAAATGGAATTACCCCGAATCGATCCAGAATCTGATCCGTTACCATCACAAAAAGAATTTCGGCGGCATGGTCAACAGGATGATCGCCCTGGTCCAGGTCGCCGACAACTTCATCCAAACCGGTACCGACAAAGGCATCGATCCGGAAGTAATGGCAGCCCTGGCCATTCCCCCCGAAATTTTAACCCAGACCTATGAAACCTCCATTGCTTCATTTAACCAGATAAAGGCTTCCTAG